DNA sequence from the Raphanus sativus cultivar WK10039 unplaced genomic scaffold, ASM80110v3 Scaffold2926, whole genome shotgun sequence genome:
TCGTCCAGACCGACGACCATCAGCGGTTTCTCCTCTCCGGTAGCCATGACAATCTTTTGTTTGAGCTTAAttatggaagaagaagaagaagaataagattCCAAAATGATGTAgcagagagaaaagagagagagcttTCTTTCTATACAGCAAGTGAAAGAGGAAGGAATGCGATACTGTGATGGTCCTCGTTACTACTTTATGcccctcttctttcttttcttttttgatccATTAACCGaatattttacttgttttgCATGGTCGCTTTCATTGTTACGTGGCCCAGAAATTAGTTTTCGAGTTTCAACATTGCGGGCCTAGGCCCAAATTAAGTTCAGCGTGGAAGATAATTTGTAGAACATGCAATACAAAGATACACTGCCTAGTCACATAGCCAAAGCAACAATAAACTCGGTAACTCTTTAACTTATGTATCTTTATTCGATTATAATCGGGTTTTCAACTGAACTGCATTCATCATAAACATAACTTTTTAAAGCAACATTACTAGGAGGAAGCAGGCAGCAGCTAACGAAGAAGACAAGTTGCTCTGACAAGCAGGTGGAACAACGACCAGGCGGTGTATATATTTTTCGAAgcaaacatcttttttttttgaataaagaaGCAAACATCTGCATAAGCTGTAAATTCTTTTCTGCAAAAATAGTGTCAGTAGTTTTCcggtcattttcttcttctagaTATATATGTAAAAGAAGGTAAGTAAATGCCAGTTTGATTAGTCAGCCTTGCATAATTCTGCGGTTTAGACATCCTCTATATTCATCTTCGAGTACTTGGGATGATCGTAGTGGTAAAGTGTAACATGTTTCAATTCCTATAGTAGTTAGGTCAAGGATGAAGTTCTTGAAAACTGTAAACCTTTGGGTTAACTGGACCTCTTCCATCTAATTGTGAGATAAGAGCTCATGAACTTAATTGGTCTCTTTcagtagaaaaaaatataaaaatttgggGCAACCGCCTCAAAGACAgagatgaaataaaaaataataatgcgCATCCAGGGAATCGAACCCTGGTCAGTACCGTGGGAGGGTACTATGATACCACTACACCAGATGCGCTTGTTGTATATTAGTGACCAGCTATTTTTCTAGTTACTATAGTATTCCTTCTTCATTGGATTTTCTTGGTtacacatgatttttttttttttttttgctgggaCTTGGGCTAAAAAAGGGTACAAAATCACCAATGATTAGCTAAAATGCTACTCCTTCAGTTTCATAAAGAATGTTATATTggttacatttttaataaatattaagaaactgataaaaatgtatttatgttttcaCTATTTTTATCTAACTAAtaacattttgaataaataaatatatttataagattaatatacttttaattaatATTGAGCTGAATGTAAGCATAAATcacattaaaattgtaaaacgatattttttgtataacaagaaatatattaaagtgATATGAAACAGAAACTGAGAAAAAAAGAGTAACTATTAATTCTTTAGCCTATCAAAACTCAAAAGGTTCAGTTGTCTTTTGGTCTGTTGGGAATGTCAATAAATACCTCTTATGATCATATAAGAGTGCACTtatctttgataaaaaaaaaaagagtacacTTTTATCTTAGTTTAAGCCCATAGAGAAGCCCAAATTATTAGTCGGTGTCTGTcatttgttctttttatttctgGATCAAAATGTGTCTGTCTTCTTCGCGCGCTCCCACGACTACGAAAatgcatatataataattaGTTAAGCTGATAAAAAAAGGATCGTAATCGTCCAAAAAGCTGTGTAAGCCATGCAGGCATGAGCATATACAAGCACGTGTCCAcccttctttttttctttcagaaagtcgattcatatccaaaacaaaaaccaattTTATAGTTAGCACTCCACGTGTATCCCATCTCTGTTAATGGCTCGACACTTGTCTCTCCGACACCAGAGCCTGGAGTCTTGCCTTGTTATTCTTTCTTCTATATAGTTGAGCTCCTGATTATTCTCTGACCAAGctgcttcttctcttctcatTTGCTCAATCGCTCCCTATCTCAATCTTAATATTCTGCGTTGGACGACGTTGTAATGGATTCTCAGGACATCAGGTACCGTGGCGGAGACGACAGAGACGCTGCAACCACCGCTATGGCCGAGACGGACAGGAAACACGCTgacgacaacaacaacaacaacaaaggcAAACGCGATCAAAAGAGGGCGATGGCCAAACGCGGTCTTAAATCGCTTACGGTGGCGGTTGCGGCTCCTGTGCTCGTGATGCTCTTCGAAACGTATTTCCTCGGCGGCTACGGCAATCGTGCACGTTCCTCGTCGTGGATCCCGCCTCCGTGGGTCCTACACGCGACTCGTCTGGCGTCGAGCGGTCTGATGGGCTTGGCTGCGTGGCTCGTATGGGTGGACGGTGGATTCCACAAGAAGCCGAATGCTCTGTATCTTTACTTGGCTCAGTTTACGCTTTGTTTGCTTTGGGGTCCGGTTACTTTTGTGCTCGGGTCAGGATTAGCCGGGCTTGTGGTGTGGTTGGGTCAATCTGCGGCCTTGTTCAGATGCTACAAGGCCTTTAATGAGATCAGTCCGGTCGCTGGTAATCTAGTAAAGCTGTGTTTGGCTTTTACTGCGTTCGTTGCTGCCGTGAATGTAAAGCTTGCAATCGCCTGAGATATTATGATGTTATAAGCCAACAATGACGTGATGGTCTTTGAAAATTCGACGTTGTAGTCTCAGTAATCAAGTGTGTGTTTTTACGAGTGTTTTGTAATATAAcactaaataaataaacaagttGTGACCTTCCTACAACTTTAAACCCAATGGAGCTACTACCATTTCAAGATGATTATCTTTCAAACTTCCATTTAAAGAAATTGcctttcaaatacaataataaaaaaaaaagatctgaGACATCTCAAAGCTCAAGCAACTGTCTTCGTTACTGTTACAACATAAAAGACGCTCCCAAGACAGAACACATGTTTCCAATTATCTTAGTAAGGAGAGTGTCTGTTTCTTTGGCGGTTTCTTGCCGGCTTGACGACCAATTCGTTTGAGGTCCAAGATCGGTTGTTGTTGTTCCCAGCAGCAGAATTGTCTTCGGACTTCCAGCAACATAAGCGTCCATCTTCACCACCAGTCCATCCGAATAAACCTGCAGCTCCTCCATACTCGCTTGGCATCTGCAAGACGCTCCTGACGACATCTATGTGACCTCCACTAAGAATGGCTTGAGCAGGGCCTATTGATCCAGGGCTTTTATAGTTCACCGGAAAATAACCGATGGTACCAGCGCAGGTTCCACCTACCACCCATAAGTGTTCACCCCCTGGACAATAGCAATCAACGAAATAGTcaacctgcaaacaaaaaaggGAAATGAGAAAGAAATTTAGCAACGAttaggtctctctctctctctctcaagtgTTTTAATGTTTGGTTAGAATGAGGTTTTCACATTATCTTGACTCCAGCGATCAGATGCAAGCTCCCGAGCTTTCTCAAGGTTGACTTCACAGCTTCCATCTTGCCAGTTCCAGATGCTAGAAAAGGGAGGGAGGGTAACCAGATAAGAGACAAGCTCAATTGAAGAGACTAGTCAGTAGTCACAGAGTGAGTGTAAAGGTAAGCACCTAAGAGTTTCAATGTGAGTGAGACACCAGAGCTTTTGATAGCAATCTCCAAGGAAACCTATCTTGCCAACTGAGGTTCCCACGTTGATCACCTAAAAACAAGAAGGGAAAGGGAAAGGGAAAGGGGGAGGGATCTCTCATGTATTCTGTCAATCAAAAGCtcgtagaaaaaaagaaaagaaaaagaaacatacaGAATCGAGATGGTCATCGTCGTTGATATCACCTTCAGTGTTGAAGAGACAAATCAAACCGTCAACAGAGGCAGAAACAAGTTTGTTCCGATTGTTAGGAACAAAGCGTACCTAGGTAGGGGGGGACACACGCAAATACAATTAACTTAACAAACGAACGAAACGAACTCACTCTAGAgaagatgcaaaaaaaaagagagacggACACAAACCTGAGTGACATCGTCCATGTGGGATTCCTCAAGACAAGCAACTTGCTTAGAGTTTCTCCAGTCCCAAAGACAAACCTGCACCCCAAATCCATGCACTTTTGAGACGCCTGTAACAGCAAAAGGGGAACATGGAGTACTCCGGAAAAAGAACCTGGTGTTTGCATCCAGCAGCGAGAAGATGATCAGCAGAACCTCCAAAGGAGAAGCTAAAGACCTCTTGACCATTATCAGCAGCATCAATACACGCTACCTGCTGGAAAGAACGGGTGTCCCAAGATCTGATGGTACCATCGGAGGAGCAAGAGTGAAGAAGGTGTGGAGAGTTGGTTGAAAACTCTATTTGGTTTACTGTATCCGAGTGTCC
Encoded proteins:
- the LOC130506137 gene encoding translocator protein homolog, which translates into the protein MDSQDIRYRGGDDRDAATTAMAETDRKHADDNNNNNKGKRDQKRAMAKRGLKSLTVAVAAPVLVMLFETYFLGGYGNRARSSSWIPPPWVLHATRLASSGLMGLAAWLVWVDGGFHKKPNALYLYLAQFTLCLLWGPVTFVLGSGLAGLVVWLGQSAALFRCYKAFNEISPVAGNLVKLCLAFTAFVAAVNVKLAIA
- the LOC108848515 gene encoding WD repeat-containing protein GTS1, which codes for MEVESQNRESCSAQRFGLKNSIPTNFGSDYVFQIVPKGDWTAIAVSLSTNSVKLYSPETAQYYGELKGHSDTVNQIEFSTNSPHLLHSCSSDGTIRSWDTRSFQQVACIDAADNGQEVFSFSFGGSADHLLAAGCKHQVCLWDWRNSKQVACLEESHMDDVTQVRFVPNNRNKLVSASVDGLICLFNTEGDINDDDHLDSVINVGTSVGKIGFLGDCYQKLWCLTHIETLSIWNWQDGSCEVNLEKARELASDRWSQDNVDYFVDCYCPGGEHLWVVGGTCAGTIGYFPVNYKSPGSIGPAQAILSGGHIDVVRSVLQMPSEYGGAAGLFGWTGGEDGRLCCWKSEDNSAAGNNNNRSWTSNELVVKPARNRQRNRHSPY